ATGGTCATAAAAAAGTTTTTATGTGTGTTCATAACGCCCTTCGGAAGCGATTCTGTGCCGCTGGTGTAAATCAAAGATGCCGGTTCATCGTCGTCTATTTCGACTTCCGGCTCTTCTGAGCAGCGGTTCGGTTTCATATAGTCGTTGATATTGACCCATCCATCAGGTTTCACATTTCCCCATATGGGAATGTATCCGAACGTTTCTACTGATTTCATTTTTTTAACAGAATCCCCAACCTGTGGGATAAGGGCGTCTTCAATAAAAAACATCTTCGGCTCGGAATCATTAACGATTGTTTCAACTTCATGTCCTTTCAGCATAAAGTTGAGCGGATTGATGATCCCACCGATCTTGGCAAGTCCCAGCCACGCATAGATATAGTGAAGGCAGTTGTGGGTCATGAAAGCGACACGGTCTCCCTTGCAGATGCCGGCCTCCTCAAAATAATGCGCGAAGCTGCAGCATTGCTCATTCAACTCTTTGAATGATATCCTGTGCTCCTTGAAAACAAACGCTGTTCTTCCAGGATATTTCGACGCTGTCCTTTTCGCCAGGTCGCCAATGTTCATTCTTCGCAGAAGATTCATCTTTAAAGAAGCCTGTTTTCCCATGTCGTTCTCCTTATTGGTTATAGTATTGTTCTCTGTAGCACTGTTTATATTAATCAGTTGAACGCATCTTCTTAAAACTGCGTCTTCATTCCTCCTTACGCCTCTCCCTTTTTCAGATCTTTAATGCCGGTTTCTCTGCAATCCTGGATTCAATGACTTAATGTTCAACTAACCAAGTTTTGGCGGCGGCATAACCAGGCCTTCGCCCAGTCCCACAACTTCCCCTTTCTGGTTTGTCCATGTCAGCTTCATTTTTATCCATTTCCTCTCTTCAAGTTTTTCGATAACCTCGGTAGTCGCTGTTATCGTATCACCGGGATAGGTGGGGGCCTTGAATCGGGTCTTTACCTCAAGGGCAACGGTACCAAGGCCCGGCAGCTTGGTCCCCCAGACAGGGGCGATCAGGCTGTGAGGTATTCCTCCATGGGCGATCCTTGTTTTAAAGGGGGTCTTCTTCGCAAACTCTTCGTTCATGTGCATCGGATTGAAATCTCCGGTTATTGCGGCGAAAAGAGCGATATCCGTTTCTGTTATTGTCTTTGAAAAAGACGCTTTATCACCTATTTGAATTTCATCGTAGGATTTACCCAGTTCATATTCCATTAAGATCTCCTTGTATTATTGTTGGAGTGCAACTTGCCGCGCTCTTGCGGATATTAAGACGCATACTTCCGTATCAAATCTTTGGCAATGAGCACCCGCTGGATCTCCGAGGTGCCTTCGCCGATCTCACCCAGTTTCGCATCGCGGTAGAGACGCTCCACCGGAAATTCCTTTATATAGCCGTACCCGCCGTGGACCTGCACAGCCAGACTGGATGCCTGTGTTGCCGCTTCTGAGGCCCACACCTTGGCTACCGATGCCAACACCGCAGCTTCGGAGTTATTCGTCTCCTTCGCCCATGCAGCCTGCCAGATGAGAAGGCGAGCCGTATCGGACATAATCATCATGTCGGCAATCTTGAAGGATATTTCCTGAAACCGGTTGATCGGCTTACCGAAAGCCTTGCGCTCCTTAGAATACTTGTTCGCCGTTTCAAGGCACTTAGCGGCAATACCAAGGCATACCGTGGCCATCCCGATCCGTCCGTATTCCAGGGTCTGCATCGCCTGTATGAAGCCTTTCCCCGCCTCGCCGAGGACCGAGCTTTCCGGCACCTCACAGTCTTCAAATATCAGCTCCGCCGTTGGGGAGCCGCGAAATCCCATCTTGTCAAAGGGCTTGCCCACGGAAAAACCTTTTATTCCCTTGTCGACGAGAAAGCATGTCACTCCCGCACCGGGACCTTTCTCGCGGTCGGAGTAGGCAAACACAAGGG
The Spirochaetae bacterium HGW-Spirochaetae-1 DNA segment above includes these coding regions:
- a CDS encoding acyl-CoA dehydrogenase, translated to MNYDMAPEQVSIKENFAKFCAREIEPRAPILDQASHAEVDRLIKENIKILADLGYLGMGHEEAYGGTNLDLISQAIAGEEVAKACASTFLSAGASSGLFGVPVRLFGTEAQKKKYLPGIIKGEIVGCFGLTEPEAGSDAASIKTSAVKKGDTWVLNGVKTFITNATIADVALVFAYSDREKGPGAGVTCFLVDKGIKGFSVGKPFDKMGFRGSPTAELIFEDCEVPESSVLGEAGKGFIQAMQTLEYGRIGMATVCLGIAAKCLETANKYSKERKAFGKPINRFQEISFKIADMMIMSDTARLLIWQAAWAKETNNSEAAVLASVAKVWASEAATQASSLAVQVHGGYGYIKEFPVERLYRDAKLGEIGEGTSEIQRVLIAKDLIRKYAS